The following proteins are co-located in the Rhizobium sp. NLR16a genome:
- a CDS encoding sugar phosphate isomerase/epimerase: protein MATDDRLRFGVDLVTFFHPGFWGVGSHDAIVDHARAAPRAFWDKILDSVQASGVTGVEVTFSPFNWQDAIQTYGSIDGFAAELARRGLTLCSGFFAELEAAGDFTDPEAQRALIDKAERYADFLKACGSDIMVIGAPLRQTLGAQPVQFHDFDHAKAIADFLNRLGATLHARGVRLALHTEAHSVFAAARDVDLMMLLTDPAYVHMCPDTAHIIVAGSDPVQLVDRHHQRMIIAHWKDAIGPMPADTPIDKHIHERHQPYFCGFGLGRVDWPAWIRLLRDRAYEGWAILELDAAPDPVRDIANGLTLVRQALLPIYR, encoded by the coding sequence ATGGCCACTGACGACAGACTACGCTTCGGTGTCGATCTCGTGACGTTCTTCCATCCCGGCTTCTGGGGCGTCGGCAGCCATGATGCGATTGTCGACCATGCGCGCGCCGCGCCGCGCGCCTTCTGGGACAAAATCCTCGACAGCGTCCAGGCTTCCGGCGTCACCGGCGTCGAGGTGACCTTCTCTCCCTTTAACTGGCAGGACGCGATCCAGACCTACGGTTCGATCGATGGCTTTGCCGCCGAACTGGCAAGGCGCGGGCTGACGCTTTGCAGCGGCTTCTTCGCAGAGCTCGAGGCAGCGGGAGACTTTACCGACCCTGAAGCCCAGCGCGCTTTGATCGACAAGGCGGAACGATATGCCGATTTCCTGAAGGCCTGCGGCAGCGATATCATGGTGATCGGCGCCCCCCTGCGCCAGACGCTCGGCGCCCAGCCGGTGCAGTTCCATGACTTCGACCATGCCAAGGCAATCGCGGATTTCCTCAACCGGCTCGGCGCGACCCTCCATGCCAGAGGCGTCCGGCTCGCGCTGCACACGGAGGCGCACTCGGTCTTTGCCGCCGCGCGCGACGTCGACCTGATGATGTTGCTGACCGATCCGGCCTATGTGCATATGTGCCCCGACACGGCCCACATCATCGTTGCCGGCTCCGACCCCGTCCAGCTCGTCGACCGCCATCATCAGCGCATGATCATCGCCCATTGGAAGGACGCGATCGGCCCGATGCCTGCCGACACCCCGATCGACAAGCACATCCACGAACGCCACCAGCCCTATTTCTGCGGCTTCGGCCTCGGACGGGTCGACTGGCCGGCCTGGATCCGGCTGCTGCGCGACCGGGCCTATGAAGGCTGGGCGATCCTTGAACTCGATGCCGCGCCGGATCCGGTCCGCGACATCGCTAACGGGCTCACGCTCGTCCGGCAGGCACTCCTGCCGATCTACCGCTGA
- a CDS encoding ABC transporter substrate-binding protein, producing the protein MTTMMKFFLAGVAFAGLFAAAHAEDKPTIEIMSSWTSGGEAAALNVIKTEFEKRGGVWKDSSIAGFGAADAAFQNRIVAGDAPGAKQGVIGLAAADFVSQGLFNSIDDVAAAGKWADALPKSIHDLISYDDKVYLAPTGAHGESWVFYSKEAFDKAGIAQEPKSWDEFFADLDKLKAAGIIPVAWGGQPWQQTKVFNMILLSQVGIDGFLKIYVDKDKSEASVAGIKKTLEILGKLRGYVDAGAAGRNWNDATAMLITAKAGVQFMGDWAKGEFTVAGKEPGKDYGCMIAPESKGMVYIADALWFPKTGNGQTDKAQKLLAEVVMDPTVQVEFALKKGSVPMRADVDKSKLDACAQKGAELMAAGAIVPDQAIVLTPQQVGALDDFVDEYWSGGSNDAAAAAENFFATFE; encoded by the coding sequence ATGACGACCATGATGAAGTTTTTTCTTGCCGGTGTGGCTTTCGCCGGTCTCTTCGCCGCGGCGCATGCCGAGGACAAGCCGACGATCGAGATCATGTCGTCCTGGACATCGGGCGGCGAAGCCGCAGCCCTCAACGTCATCAAGACGGAGTTCGAAAAGCGCGGCGGCGTCTGGAAGGATTCCTCGATCGCCGGTTTCGGCGCGGCCGACGCGGCTTTTCAGAACCGTATCGTTGCCGGTGATGCGCCCGGCGCCAAGCAGGGCGTCATCGGCCTTGCCGCCGCCGATTTCGTCAGCCAGGGCCTGTTCAATTCGATCGACGACGTGGCCGCCGCCGGCAAGTGGGCCGACGCCCTGCCGAAATCGATCCATGACCTCATTTCCTATGACGACAAGGTCTATCTCGCGCCGACCGGCGCGCATGGCGAAAGCTGGGTCTTCTATTCCAAGGAGGCCTTCGACAAGGCTGGGATTGCGCAGGAACCGAAGAGCTGGGACGAGTTTTTCGCCGATCTCGACAAGCTGAAGGCCGCCGGCATCATCCCGGTCGCCTGGGGCGGCCAGCCCTGGCAGCAGACGAAGGTCTTCAACATGATCCTGCTTTCGCAGGTCGGCATCGACGGCTTCCTCAAGATCTATGTCGATAAGGACAAGAGCGAAGCGTCTGTCGCCGGCATCAAGAAGACGCTTGAAATCCTCGGCAAGCTGCGCGGCTATGTCGATGCGGGTGCTGCGGGCCGCAACTGGAATGATGCGACCGCCATGCTGATCACCGCCAAGGCCGGCGTGCAGTTCATGGGCGACTGGGCCAAGGGCGAATTCACCGTCGCCGGCAAGGAACCGGGCAAGGATTATGGCTGCATGATCGCTCCTGAATCCAAGGGCATGGTCTACATCGCCGACGCCCTCTGGTTCCCCAAGACCGGCAATGGCCAGACCGACAAGGCGCAGAAGCTTCTTGCCGAGGTCGTGATGGACCCGACCGTCCAGGTCGAATTCGCCCTTAAGAAGGGCTCGGTCCCGATGCGCGCCGATGTCGATAAGTCGAAGCTTGATGCCTGCGCCCAGAAGGGTGCGGAGCTGATGGCTGCCGGCGCGATCGTACCGGATCAGGCGATCGTGCTCACGCCGCAGCAGGTCGGCGCGCTCGACGATTTCGTCGACGAATATTGGAGCGGCGGCTCGAACGACGCGGCGGCTGCGGCCGAGAACTTTTTCGCCACCTTCGAGTAG
- a CDS encoding sugar ABC transporter permease, with translation MPVKRKRNLSATIALLPTWFAAVVVFIGTMAWSIRLSFTNSTLFPSSTYVGFAQYSKLFASAKWLASLQNVLIFGVLYVSGCLVLGFLLAAALDRKIRLESAFRTIFLYPYAMSFVVTGLIWQWMLNPTLGIQASMRSLGWEGFVLDWVVNRDMAIYALVLAGVWQGAGLVMVIALAGIRGIEAEQWKAARIDGIPVWRIYVSIILPQLGPALAAAGMLLAMGVIKTYDIVVAMTNGGPGNATEVPAKFIMDNLFGRQNLGLATAGATVLVLGVIIAVAPFRYAMHMRNQAKGGA, from the coding sequence ATGCCCGTCAAACGCAAGCGCAATCTTTCCGCGACCATCGCCCTCTTGCCGACATGGTTCGCCGCGGTCGTGGTCTTCATCGGCACGATGGCCTGGTCGATCCGGCTGTCCTTTACCAATTCCACGCTCTTTCCATCTTCGACCTATGTCGGCTTCGCGCAATATTCCAAGCTCTTCGCCTCGGCCAAATGGCTCGCCTCGCTGCAAAACGTCTTGATCTTCGGCGTACTCTATGTGTCGGGCTGTCTGGTGCTCGGCTTCCTGCTGGCCGCCGCCCTCGATCGCAAGATCCGCTTGGAAAGCGCCTTCAGGACGATCTTTCTCTATCCCTACGCCATGTCCTTCGTGGTGACCGGGCTGATCTGGCAATGGATGCTCAATCCGACGCTCGGCATTCAGGCGAGCATGCGTTCGCTCGGCTGGGAAGGCTTCGTCCTCGACTGGGTAGTCAATCGGGACATGGCGATCTATGCGCTGGTGCTTGCCGGCGTATGGCAGGGCGCCGGGCTCGTCATGGTGATTGCGCTCGCCGGCATACGCGGCATCGAGGCCGAGCAATGGAAAGCGGCGCGCATTGACGGCATTCCCGTCTGGCGCATCTATGTCTCAATCATCCTGCCCCAGCTCGGACCGGCGCTTGCCGCTGCCGGCATGCTGCTCGCCATGGGTGTGATCAAGACCTACGACATCGTCGTCGCCATGACCAACGGCGGCCCCGGCAATGCCACCGAAGTGCCGGCGAAATTCATCATGGATAATCTGTTCGGGCGCCAGAATCTCGGCCTTGCCACAGCAGGCGCGACGGTGCTGGTCCTTGGCGTCATCATCGCCGTCGCGCCGTTCCGCTACGCGATGCACATGCGCAACCAGGCAAAGGGTGGGGCGTGA
- a CDS encoding carbohydrate ABC transporter permease, which yields MNQPHPNGPKPARITAGRIGLYTFLVAAALFFLLPLYTMVVTSLKSMDEIRLGQIFALPATLDFSAWVTAWSGACMGTVCVGIRSGFWNSVAITVPAVAISVFIGAVNGYALSLWRPRGANALFGLLMAGGLIPYQIFLYPMVRGMANIGLYNSLAGIILVHVIFGLPLVTLLFRNYFVSVPEELCKAARVDGAGFWRIFFEIMLPIAVPMVVVVSMLQFTGIWNDFLLGLVFAGRDNLPMTVQLNNIVNTTMGERTYNVNMAATILTAIVPLAIYFLSGRWFVRGIAAGAVKG from the coding sequence ATGAACCAGCCTCACCCGAATGGGCCGAAGCCGGCACGGATCACCGCGGGACGCATCGGCCTTTATACCTTCCTGGTCGCCGCCGCCCTTTTCTTCCTGCTGCCGCTCTATACGATGGTCGTCACTTCGCTGAAGTCGATGGACGAAATCCGACTCGGGCAGATATTTGCCCTGCCCGCCACGCTCGATTTCTCCGCCTGGGTGACAGCCTGGTCGGGCGCCTGCATGGGAACTGTCTGCGTCGGCATTCGCAGCGGCTTCTGGAATTCGGTGGCGATCACCGTTCCCGCCGTCGCGATCTCGGTCTTCATCGGCGCCGTCAACGGCTATGCGTTGTCGCTCTGGCGGCCGCGCGGGGCGAATGCGCTCTTTGGCCTGTTAATGGCCGGTGGTCTCATCCCCTATCAGATCTTCCTCTATCCGATGGTCCGGGGCATGGCGAATATCGGCCTCTACAATTCACTCGCCGGCATCATTCTCGTCCACGTCATCTTCGGTCTGCCGCTGGTGACGCTGCTCTTCCGCAACTATTTCGTCAGCGTGCCGGAGGAGCTCTGCAAGGCCGCGCGCGTCGACGGCGCCGGTTTCTGGCGCATCTTCTTCGAAATCATGCTGCCGATCGCCGTGCCGATGGTCGTCGTCGTCTCCATGCTGCAGTTCACCGGCATCTGGAACGACTTCCTGCTCGGTCTCGTCTTCGCCGGCCGCGACAACCTGCCGATGACCGTGCAGCTCAACAATATCGTCAATACCACGATGGGCGAGCGCACCTACAATGTGAACATGGCGGCGACGATTCTCACCGCCATCGTCCCTCTCGCCATCTATTTTCTGTCCGGCCGCTGGTTCGTGCGCGGCATCGCCGCCGGCGCAGTCAAGGGGTAA
- a CDS encoding ABC transporter ATP-binding protein translates to MQSAVSVKDLKIAYGHHTVIEKMSIDVAPREFLVLLGPSGCGKSTLLNAIAGLQDITAGEVWISGRNVSWEEPKDRGIGMVFQSYALYPRMSVRKNLSFGLRVAGLPKAEIEARVARTAALLHLDMLLDRRPAELSGGQRQRVAIGRALVREVDVFLFDEPLSNLDAKLRNELRVEIKKLHQSLGNTMIYVTHDQVEALTLADRIAIMRDGVIQQLASPAEIYRRPANLFVAGFIGAPAMNFIEGRIERDGDTLLFRSNGLAVDLSGYAFRAAVAEGPVTLGIRPEHLVLDGVVSGLPTIPGHVSVVEPMGSDTVVWFDWTEQSLSLRLMGDVDVKPGDAVAPGLDIAKASLFAADGSRL, encoded by the coding sequence ATGCAATCCGCTGTCTCCGTCAAGGACCTGAAGATCGCCTATGGCCACCACACGGTGATCGAGAAGATGTCGATCGACGTCGCGCCCCGCGAGTTCCTGGTGCTGCTCGGCCCTTCCGGCTGCGGCAAGTCGACGCTTTTGAACGCCATTGCCGGCCTGCAGGACATAACGGCAGGCGAGGTGTGGATCTCAGGCAGGAACGTCAGCTGGGAGGAGCCGAAGGATCGCGGCATCGGCATGGTCTTCCAGTCCTACGCGCTCTATCCCCGCATGTCGGTGCGCAAAAACCTCTCCTTCGGGCTTCGCGTCGCTGGTCTGCCGAAGGCCGAGATCGAAGCGCGCGTCGCCCGCACCGCCGCCCTCCTCCACCTCGATATGCTGCTCGATCGACGCCCCGCCGAACTATCCGGCGGTCAGCGCCAGCGCGTCGCCATCGGCCGGGCCCTGGTGCGGGAAGTGGACGTGTTCCTCTTCGACGAACCGCTGTCGAATCTCGACGCCAAGCTCCGCAACGAATTGCGCGTCGAGATCAAAAAGCTGCATCAGAGCCTCGGCAATACCATGATCTATGTGACTCATGATCAGGTCGAAGCGCTGACGCTCGCCGATCGCATCGCCATCATGCGCGATGGCGTCATCCAGCAGCTCGCCTCGCCGGCGGAGATCTACCGCCGCCCGGCCAACCTCTTCGTCGCCGGCTTCATCGGTGCTCCGGCCATGAATTTCATCGAGGGCCGGATCGAACGCGACGGCGACACTCTGCTCTTCCGGAGCAACGGGCTGGCCGTCGATCTCTCGGGATATGCTTTCCGGGCCGCGGTGGCGGAAGGGCCTGTTACATTAGGAATTCGCCCTGAGCATCTTGTGCTCGACGGGGTGGTAAGCGGGCTGCCCACCATTCCTGGCCACGTTTCCGTCGTCGAGCCGATGGGATCGGATACCGTCGTCTGGTTCGACTGGACGGAGCAGAGCCTCTCGCTTCGTCTTATGGGCGACGTCGACGTCAAGCCGGGCGATGCCGTGGCTCCGGGCCTGGATATCGCCAAGGCGTCGCTCTTCGCTGCCGATGGATCGCGGCTATGA
- a CDS encoding GMC family oxidoreductase, with translation MSEIVYDALVIGSGAAGSFAVKELTAHGLSVLLLEAGPAVGPRDFDPARKKAPASSINIWERARATLKGQPIQARAAFFTERFSHFFVNDRKNPYTTPKGEPFLWIRGRQGGGRLHSFGRVLLRWTDDDFKIRSRSGKGVDWPVSYDELAPFYDEVEAYLGLYGNRDDVPTLPDGLYAKPASLTPAEQIFKQAVESRWPERRVVSWRYIAPDAERMPRPLREAKASGRLTVRYDAIVRRITTHEKTGRATGAEFIDRNTGKVSTARAATVVLSASPIESVRLLLNSASARHPDGLGNSSGGLGRYFMDQLPCLAFGSFSKAKGWAVDDSAPVDPFYNPSGGIFIPRFGEGDAARGDFDYQGSVGRAPVSEETDARLAFFGFGRMLPYADNRITLDGKRKDAWNIPVPHIRCVMQEEEQRLLRRQQEALIAMIREVGGDLEFIGSPSGLKEMGRGAFPDADAFSRFMFRKWFRKTMCMGAAIHETGGARMGESPEASVLNPYNQLWDAPNVIVTDASAFPGSGIAGTTLTVMALTIRACRNLVDHYRTGLL, from the coding sequence ATGTCTGAGATCGTTTATGATGCGCTGGTGATCGGCTCCGGCGCGGCGGGTTCCTTTGCCGTCAAAGAGCTGACGGCCCATGGACTGTCGGTGCTGCTGCTCGAGGCTGGGCCGGCCGTCGGCCCCAGAGATTTCGATCCGGCGCGCAAGAAGGCGCCGGCAAGCAGCATCAATATCTGGGAGCGCGCACGCGCCACACTGAAGGGGCAGCCGATCCAGGCGCGGGCGGCGTTCTTTACTGAACGCTTCAGCCACTTCTTCGTCAACGATCGCAAGAACCCCTATACGACGCCGAAGGGTGAACCCTTTCTCTGGATCCGCGGCCGCCAGGGCGGCGGGCGTCTGCACAGTTTCGGCCGCGTGCTGCTGCGCTGGACCGACGATGATTTCAAGATCCGCTCGCGCAGCGGAAAGGGCGTGGACTGGCCGGTCTCCTATGACGAGCTTGCGCCCTTCTATGACGAAGTGGAGGCCTATCTCGGGCTGTACGGCAACAGGGACGATGTGCCGACCTTGCCGGACGGCCTCTATGCGAAACCGGCAAGCCTGACGCCCGCAGAACAGATCTTCAAGCAGGCAGTGGAAAGCCGCTGGCCGGAACGGCGCGTCGTCTCCTGGCGCTATATCGCGCCGGACGCCGAACGCATGCCGCGACCGCTGCGGGAGGCAAAGGCGAGCGGGCGGCTGACAGTCCGCTATGACGCCATCGTGCGTCGCATCACCACCCACGAAAAGACCGGCCGCGCCACCGGTGCGGAATTCATCGATCGCAATACGGGCAAGGTTTCGACGGCGCGTGCCGCGACGGTCGTGCTCTCCGCCTCGCCGATCGAGAGCGTGCGGCTGCTGCTGAACTCGGCATCGGCAAGACATCCTGATGGACTCGGAAACAGCTCGGGCGGGCTCGGGCGTTATTTCATGGACCAGCTTCCATGCCTCGCCTTCGGCTCTTTTTCCAAGGCGAAGGGTTGGGCCGTTGACGATTCCGCTCCTGTCGATCCTTTCTACAATCCGTCGGGTGGGATCTTCATCCCGCGCTTCGGCGAGGGTGACGCCGCCCGCGGCGATTTCGACTATCAGGGCAGCGTCGGCAGGGCGCCGGTTTCAGAGGAGACCGATGCGCGTCTCGCCTTCTTCGGCTTCGGCCGCATGCTGCCCTATGCCGACAATCGCATCACCCTCGATGGCAAGCGAAAGGATGCCTGGAACATTCCGGTGCCGCACATTCGCTGCGTCATGCAGGAGGAGGAGCAGCGGCTGCTTCGCCGGCAGCAGGAGGCGTTGATCGCCATGATCCGGGAGGTCGGCGGCGACCTGGAATTCATCGGCTCTCCCAGCGGCCTCAAGGAGATGGGCAGGGGCGCCTTTCCCGACGCCGATGCCTTCAGCCGCTTCATGTTTCGCAAATGGTTCCGCAAGACCATGTGCATGGGCGCGGCAATCCATGAAACTGGCGGCGCGCGCATGGGCGAAAGCCCGGAAGCCTCGGTGCTCAATCCCTACAACCAGCTCTGGGATGCCCCGAACGTCATCGTTACCGACGCCAGCGCCTTCCCGGGCAGCGGTATCGCGGGCACGACGCTCACCGTCATGGCGCTGACGATCCGCGCCTGCCGCAACCTTGTCGACCACTACCGAACGGGGCTGCTCTAG
- the ppk2 gene encoding polyphosphate kinase 2 produces the protein MSRTHQDQLSRIKAEIADSFDEELEMQMEEDRLDDLVVEGMTEPAEQTLDRKIYFRELFRLQHELVRLQDWVQYKQLKVVVLFEGRDSAGKGGAIKRVTQRLNPRVCRTVALPAPTERERHQWYFQRYVPHLPTAGEIVLFDRSWYNRAGVERVMGFCTPDELEEFFRSVPEFERMLVRSGIVLIKYWFSITDEEQEFRFKMRIHDPLKQWKLSPMDMESRIHWEEYTKAKEEMLARTHTREAPWWVVQAVDKKRARLNCIAHLLEQIPYEDVPKPEIQLPGRIRHADYIRAPVPPEMLVPERY, from the coding sequence ATGTCTAGAACACATCAGGACCAGCTCAGCCGGATAAAGGCCGAAATCGCCGACAGCTTCGATGAGGAGCTGGAAATGCAGATGGAGGAAGACCGGCTGGACGATCTGGTCGTCGAAGGAATGACGGAACCCGCGGAGCAGACGCTCGATCGAAAGATCTATTTCCGCGAGCTGTTCCGGCTGCAGCATGAGCTGGTGCGGCTGCAGGATTGGGTCCAGTACAAGCAATTGAAAGTGGTGGTGCTTTTCGAAGGCCGGGATTCGGCCGGCAAGGGCGGCGCGATCAAGCGCGTGACCCAAAGGCTCAACCCGCGCGTCTGCCGCACCGTGGCACTGCCTGCGCCGACCGAACGGGAGCGCCATCAATGGTATTTCCAGCGTTATGTCCCGCATCTTCCCACCGCCGGCGAGATCGTGCTCTTCGACCGCAGCTGGTACAACCGCGCCGGCGTCGAGCGCGTGATGGGGTTCTGCACCCCTGACGAACTCGAGGAGTTCTTCCGCTCGGTGCCCGAATTCGAACGGATGCTCGTCCGTTCCGGCATCGTGCTGATCAAATACTGGTTCTCGATCACCGACGAGGAACAGGAATTCCGCTTCAAGATGCGCATCCACGATCCGCTGAAGCAGTGGAAGCTTTCGCCCATGGACATGGAAAGCCGCATCCACTGGGAGGAATATACCAAGGCCAAGGAAGAAATGCTGGCGCGCACACACACCAGGGAAGCGCCCTGGTGGGTGGTGCAGGCCGTCGACAAGAAACGGGCGCGGCTGAACTGCATCGCCCATCTTCTCGAGCAGATTCCCTATGAGGATGTGCCGAAGCCTGAGATCCAGCTGCCGGGCCGTATCCGTCATGCCGACTACATCAGGGCGCCGGTTCCGCCTGAAATGCTCGTACCGGAGCGCTATTGA
- a CDS encoding aldo/keto reductase family oxidoreductase, whose protein sequence is MSIINQSDTFTIGDRTVRRLGYGAMQLAGPGVFGPPRDHDTALAVLREAVASGVNHIDTSDFYGPHVTNQIIREALHPYGDDLVIVTKVGARRGTDGSWIPAFSRQELTQAVHDNLRNLGLDALDVVNLRIAFDLHRPAEGSIEAPLAVLADLQRQGLIRHVGLSNATSKQVAEGRGIAEIVCVQNQHNLAHRNDDRLIDDLARQGTAYVPFFPLGGFTPLQSSTLSNVAARLGATPMQVALAWLLRRAPNILLIPGTSSLGHLRENLAAAGLVLPDDAVEELNHMADIAA, encoded by the coding sequence ATGTCCATCATAAATCAGTCCGACACATTCACTATCGGCGACCGCACGGTGAGGCGACTTGGCTATGGCGCCATGCAGCTTGCAGGGCCTGGCGTGTTCGGTCCGCCCAGGGATCATGACACCGCCCTGGCAGTGCTGCGCGAGGCGGTCGCAAGCGGTGTGAACCATATCGACACCAGCGATTTCTACGGCCCGCACGTCACCAATCAGATCATCCGTGAAGCGCTCCATCCCTACGGCGACGATCTCGTCATCGTCACCAAGGTCGGCGCGCGGCGCGGCACGGACGGATCCTGGATTCCGGCCTTCTCGCGCCAGGAACTGACGCAGGCGGTTCACGACAATCTTCGCAACCTCGGCCTTGATGCGCTTGATGTCGTCAATCTCCGGATCGCATTTGACCTGCATCGCCCGGCCGAAGGCTCGATAGAAGCACCCCTTGCGGTTCTGGCCGATCTCCAGCGGCAGGGTCTGATCCGTCATGTGGGCTTAAGCAACGCCACATCAAAACAGGTCGCCGAAGGCCGCGGGATCGCCGAGATCGTCTGTGTGCAAAACCAGCACAATCTGGCGCATCGGAACGACGACCGGCTGATCGACGATCTCGCCCGTCAAGGCACCGCCTATGTACCCTTCTTCCCGCTCGGCGGATTTACGCCGCTGCAATCGTCCACGCTCTCCAATGTCGCCGCACGCCTCGGCGCCACGCCGATGCAGGTGGCGCTCGCCTGGCTGTTGCGCCGCGCACCCAATATCCTGCTGATCCCGGGCACGTCGTCGCTCGGCCATCTCAGGGAAAATCTCGCTGCTGCCGGATTGGTGCTACCGGATGATGCCGTTGAGGAACTGAATCATATGGCTGACATCGCGGCCTGA
- a CDS encoding LysR family transcriptional regulator, protein MKADLSDLNAFVAVARAGGFREAARASGSSASFLSEAVRRLEADLDVRLFNRTTRSVVATDAGKGLLERLGPALTEVEAALDVVNRFRDRPAGSLRLNVPVSAARLVLPAIVPPFLAAYPDIRLEIVAEESFVDVLAAGCDAGIRYDERLEQDMIAIPIGPRYQRFATAASPAYLDRHGRPQHPRELLGHACLLGRFASGALTTPWEYERDGEVVRVEPTGPLIVRVGGATDLSVDAAIAGTGIICIFEDWLRPHFDSGVLEPILEPWWQRFSGPFLYYPGRRLVPAPLRAFIDFVKASAGRA, encoded by the coding sequence GTGAAAGCAGACCTGAGTGACCTCAACGCCTTCGTCGCAGTGGCGCGGGCGGGTGGTTTTCGCGAGGCAGCGCGCGCCAGTGGCAGCAGCGCCTCCTTCTTGAGCGAAGCGGTGCGTCGCCTGGAGGCCGATCTTGACGTCAGGCTCTTCAATCGCACGACCCGTAGCGTCGTTGCGACCGATGCCGGCAAGGGTCTGCTGGAGCGGCTCGGCCCTGCATTGACGGAGGTGGAGGCCGCGCTCGACGTGGTCAACCGTTTTCGCGACAGGCCGGCTGGTTCGCTGCGCCTCAATGTGCCGGTCAGCGCTGCACGGCTGGTGCTGCCCGCCATCGTCCCGCCATTCCTAGCCGCCTACCCCGACATTCGCCTGGAGATCGTCGCCGAGGAGAGCTTTGTCGACGTGCTCGCTGCCGGGTGTGACGCCGGCATCCGTTATGACGAGCGGCTGGAGCAGGATATGATCGCGATTCCGATCGGTCCGCGCTACCAGCGCTTTGCCACTGCGGCGTCGCCTGCTTATCTCGACCGCCACGGGCGGCCGCAACATCCGAGGGAACTTCTCGGCCATGCCTGCTTGCTGGGCCGTTTTGCCAGTGGTGCGCTGACGACCCCATGGGAATATGAGCGGGACGGTGAAGTCGTGCGGGTCGAACCGACCGGCCCATTGATCGTCAGGGTCGGTGGGGCGACCGATCTTTCCGTCGACGCGGCGATCGCGGGCACAGGAATCATCTGCATTTTCGAAGACTGGCTGCGCCCGCATTTCGACAGCGGCGTCCTCGAGCCCATCCTCGAGCCGTGGTGGCAGCGCTTTTCAGGACCGTTTCTCTATTATCCCGGCCGGCGTCTGGTGCCTGCGCCGCTCAGGGCATTCATCGACTTCGTCAAGGCATCGGCCGGCCGGGCTTGA
- a CDS encoding pyridoxamine 5'-phosphate oxidase family protein, with product MAEQDDATRVWELIDRIGFCMLTTRNGDDLRARPMSVYSAQLENAVYFLTDLASHKDDEVARWPNVCLAFADTKAQKYVSISGTAEVQNDREKIRELWATPAKAWWDNPDDPSIRILKVTPSSAEYWDSPGTIISYIKMAAAAVTNSKPDMGDNAEVTL from the coding sequence ATGGCCGAGCAGGATGACGCGACACGGGTGTGGGAGTTGATCGACAGAATAGGGTTCTGCATGTTGACCACCCGCAACGGCGACGATCTGCGCGCCCGACCAATGTCTGTCTATAGCGCGCAACTCGAAAATGCAGTCTATTTTCTGACTGATCTAGCCAGTCACAAGGACGACGAGGTCGCCCGCTGGCCGAATGTCTGCCTGGCCTTTGCTGACACCAAGGCACAGAAATATGTTTCCATATCGGGGACGGCCGAGGTGCAGAACGACCGCGAAAAGATCCGTGAATTATGGGCAACGCCGGCAAAAGCATGGTGGGACAATCCCGACGATCCCTCCATCCGCATCCTCAAGGTTACCCCGTCTTCGGCTGAATATTGGGACAGCCCCGGCACCATCATCAGCTATATTAAAATGGCGGCCGCAGCGGTCACCAACAGCAAACCGGATATGGGCGACAATGCCGAGGTCACGCTCTGA
- a CDS encoding alpha-ketoglutarate-dependent dioxygenase AlkB codes for MTMMAQKDLFGVADDGFPEGFRYIRDIVPVDLQRSALEAIPALPFKAFDFHGFEGKRRTVSFGWKYDFDSQRMRKAGEIPSWLLPIREIAACFANIAPEALEHALVTEYAPGAPIGWHKDKAVFGRVVGISLLSSCTFRLRRRNGDKWQRRSLVLEPGSAYLMAGASRTLWEHSIPPVDRLRYSITFRELAA; via the coding sequence GTGACCATGATGGCGCAGAAGGATCTCTTTGGTGTGGCCGACGACGGTTTTCCCGAGGGTTTCCGATATATCCGGGATATTGTGCCCGTCGATCTGCAGCGCTCAGCTCTCGAAGCGATACCGGCCCTGCCGTTCAAAGCCTTCGACTTCCACGGGTTCGAAGGCAAGCGCAGGACGGTCTCCTTCGGCTGGAAATACGACTTCGACAGTCAGCGCATGAGAAAAGCAGGGGAAATACCCTCATGGCTGCTCCCCATTCGCGAGATCGCCGCATGCTTCGCGAATATCGCGCCGGAGGCGCTGGAACATGCTCTCGTGACGGAATACGCACCTGGCGCGCCGATCGGCTGGCATAAGGATAAAGCCGTGTTCGGCCGCGTCGTCGGCATCTCCCTGCTTTCGTCCTGCACCTTCAGGCTGAGGCGCCGGAACGGCGACAAGTGGCAGCGACGATCGCTCGTGCTTGAACCCGGCTCCGCCTATCTCATGGCCGGCGCCTCAAGAACGCTCTGGGAGCATTCCATCCCGCCTGTCGACCGACTGCGTTACTCGATCACCTTCCGGGAGTTGGCCGCATAA